The sequence GGGACGAAACATCCGGCCGTGTAGGGGAGTGGACGGCGTGGCTCATTGTGCTGCTCCTTCAAGGACGGCGGCTTCGGCGTCGGCATCAAACGGTGCCACGAAATGGCCGGGCGCAATTTCGGCGAGGTCCGGGATGTTCCGGAACTTCACGCCGTCGGGCAGGCCCTTAAGCGGGATCCGCGGACCGGTGAGCGGCGGGAACGCGCCCATGAGGGCTTGGGTGTAGGGGTGCCCTGGGGCGGTGTAGATGTCGTGCGCTTTGGCGGTCTCTACGATTCGGCCGCCGTACATGACCGCCATCCGGTGGGAGAGTTCAACCATCAAGGACATGTCGTGCGTGATGAAGAGGACGGAGAAGCCCAGTTCGCGCTGCAGATCCTTGATCTGGGCCATGATCTCCTGTTGCACCACCACGTCCAGTGCGGTGGTGGGCTCGTCCAGGATCAGCAGTGACGGCTTCAGGGCGACAGCCATGGCGATGACGGCGCGTTGCCGCATGCCGCCGGAGAGTTGATGCGGGTACGACTTGAGGCGGGCGGGGTCCATGCGGACCAGTTCCAGCAGCTGTGCTGCGCGGCGAAGTGCTTCTTTGCGCGGGTAGCCGGCGTGGGTGGTGAAGATGTCTGCCATCTGTTCCCCGATGGTGAGCACCGGGTTCAGCGAGTTCATGGCGGACTGGAACACCATGGCGACGTCCTGCCAGCGGAAACGGCGCAGCTCGTCCTGGTTCATGGCGAGCACGTCCTTGCCGCCGAAGGAGATGCTGCCGGCGGCGATCTTCGCCGGGTCCTTGAGCAGCCGCATGATGGAGTTGGCGATGGTTGATTTTCCGCAACCGGATTCGCCGGCCAGCCCGAAGACCTCGCCGGCGCCGATGCTGAAGGAGACGTCGTTCACGGCCGTGGTCGAGCGGGAGTCACCGATGTACTTGACGGTGAGGTTCTTGACGTCGAGGACCGGTTCATGGGAGCCGAAGGCGGTTTGGGAGACGGTCACTGTGCGGCGCCCCTTTCGGTGGTGGCGGGTTTGCGGATTTTCCGCAGCCGGGGGTTGGTTACTTCGTCGACGGCGTAGTTGATGAGGGCCAGGGCGAATGCGACCAGGGCGACGCAGAGGCCGGAGGGGATAAAGACCCACCAGCTTCCGGTGAGCAGGGCGCCTTCGTTTCCGGCCCAGAAGAGGTTGTTGCCCCAGGAGACAGTGCTGACGTCACCCAGTCCAAGGAATTCGAGGCCCGCCTGGGCCCCGATGCCGTAGATGACGCAGGCGAGCAGTGTTCCCATCACGATCGATGCCATGTTCGGCAGGATTTCGCGGAACATGATGCGGCCGGCGCGCTCACCGGAGACGACGGCGGCAGCGACGAAGTCCTTGGATCGGATGGACAGGGCCTGTGCCCGGAGTACGCGCGCTGATCCGGCCCATCCCGTGACGGTGAGGACCAGGATGACCGTGCCCAGCCCCGGGGGCAGGAAGGCGGCCAGGATCACGAGCAGCGGCAGGCCGGGAAGGAGGAGGAAGACGTTGGTCAGCAGCGAGAGTGCTTCGTCGATGAACTTGCCGAAATAGGCTGATGCCAGGCCAACGAGGATTCCGATGAAGGTGGATGCGAACCCAACGGTAAGCCCTACGAGCAGGGAGCTTCGGGCGCCGTGGATGGTCAGGGCGAGCACGTCCTGGCCCTTGGCGGTGGTTCCGAGCCAGTGTTCGCTGTCTGGTTCCAGTGAGGCCATCCCGGTGATCCGGGAGGGGTCGTCCGGGAACAGTACCGGTGCGGCCAAGGCCAGGACGATGAAAACGAGCATGATGGCCATGCCGGTCATGGCCTTCTTGTTGGTGATGAGTCCGTGGATGAAACCGCGGTTGGTTTTGCGGGCAGCTTTTGCTTCAGTTGGCTGTTGGAGGATAACGCTGGTCATGGTCGGTCCCTTGGTTACGGGTACGCGCTGCTCAGTTGCTGCGCACGCGGGGGTCGAGGCGGACGTAGAGAATGTCCACCAGGAAGTTCGCCAGCAGAACGGCGGCGGTGATGGTCAGGAACAGGCCCTGCATAAGCGGGTAGTCGAGGCCTTGCACGGCGTTGAGGAGCTGGTAGCCGACGCCGGGGTAGGCGAAGACGACCTCGGTCAGGAGGGCGCCGCCGACGACGAAGCCCAGGCCCATGCCGAAGCTGGTCACCGAGGGCAGCATCGCGTTCCGGGCTGCGTAGCGGAGCATGATCCGTCCGGGGCGCAGGCCCTTGGCTTCGGCCATGGTGATGTAGTCCTCGGAGTTCGTGGCAATCATGGTGTTCCGCATGCCCAACATCCAGCCACCGATGGAGACCAGCACGATGGTCAGCGCCGGGAGCACGAGGTGGGCGGCGACGTCACCGAAGAACTCGGCAGTGAACGCCGGCTCCAGGCCGTCGGTGAACGCGTGGCGGATGGGGAACCAGCCGAGCACGACGCCGAACAGGTACAGGGCGCCCATTGCCAGCCAGAAGTAGGGGAACGATCCAATGAAGACCAGCACGGGAGGCAGGGCCGAGTCGAGGGCGCTGCCGCGGCGCCAGGCTGCCAGGATGCCCAGCAGGTTGCCCACGACGGCGGCAATCACCAGCGCGGTTCCGCCAAGCAGGAGGGTCCAGCCGATCTGGGATGAGATGACTTCGGTAACGGGTGTGGGGAAGCGTGTAATCGATACCCCCATCTGTCCGGTGAGGATGTTCTGGAGGTAGCCGGCGTACTGCTCCCAGATGGGCCGGTCGTCCACGCCAAGCAGCTTGCGCAGGGCCTCGAGCTGTTCGGGCTGCATTCTGTCCTGGGAGCGGGCGAACATGCGTGATACGGGGTCCCCGGGCATGAAGCGGGGGAGCAGGAAATTCAGGGTGATGGATGCCCAGAAGGCGATCAGGTAGAAACCCAGTCGGCGCAGGATGAAGCGCACGGTTTCCCTCCAATTCGGGAGTGATGAAAATTTGGGACCTGGCGGCCGCCGGAGGGACCGGCGGCCGCGAGGTAAGGCGGCGCGGCGCTGGGGACTACTTGCGCGGTTCCAGGCTGGTCAGCACCAGAACCGTGGTGGGTGCGCGAACCGAGAGGGTGGCGTACGGGTTGTCCTGCGTGGGCCAGCCGGTGAAGCGGGTGTCATTGTATGCACCCCATTCCGGGCCGGAAAACAGCGGCACTACTGGTGCGACGTCGTTGTATTCTTCCTGCAGCTTGTTGGCAATATCCTTTTGCCTGGACTGGTCAGTCGCTGCAGCGAAGTCGCTCAGCAGGGCATCAGCTTTGGGGTCGCCGAAACGGTGGTAGTTGTCAGAGGCCTTGGTGCCCACCGGCTTCACCGATGCGGAGCCCATGGTGGTGTTGAAGTACTTGTACGGGCTGGGATCGTTGGCACTCCAGACGATGCCGGAGTCGAAATCACCCTTTTCGTACCCTGCCACCACGGCAGCCCAGTCCGGAGAGTCCACCTTCGCGGTTACGCCGACCTCCGCCAGGTTCTGGGAGATCACGTTGGCCACGGAGAGCCAGTCGGACGAGGTAGCACCCACGGAAATCTTGAACTCGAACGGTTTGCCGTCCTTGAGCGTGCGCTTGCCGTCGGGGCCCTTGGGGTAGCCCGCCTTGTCCAGCAGGTCGTTTGCCTGCTGGACGTCGTGCTTGGTCCACGTGCAGTTGTCCTTGACCTGCGTGTTCTTCCAGGTCTCGTAGTTGCCGGAGAGGCCCGTGCAGTCGGCCGGCTGGGCGTAGCCGCTCATGCCGATCTTGGTGACCTGGTCCCGGTCCACGGCCATGCTCAGCGCCTTGCGGACATCACCATCGTTGAAGGGCGCCTTGGTGGTGTTGAGCTGCCAGTTGATCATGGCACCGGTCGGAGGGAACCAGTAGTGCCGGTGGTCCTTGTCCTTTGAGACGAAGGTCTTTTCGATGTTCGGGATGTACTGGGGCGCCCAGTCCACGTCGCCGTTGGCGGCGGCAAGGTTGGCGCCGTCGTTCCCGGCGAATGCGAGCATCTTGATGCCGGCAATCTTCTGCTTGTCCGGCTGCCAGTAG comes from Pseudarthrobacter sp. NIBRBAC000502770 and encodes:
- a CDS encoding ABC transporter permease, which translates into the protein MRFILRRLGFYLIAFWASITLNFLLPRFMPGDPVSRMFARSQDRMQPEQLEALRKLLGVDDRPIWEQYAGYLQNILTGQMGVSITRFPTPVTEVISSQIGWTLLLGGTALVIAAVVGNLLGILAAWRRGSALDSALPPVLVFIGSFPYFWLAMGALYLFGVVLGWFPIRHAFTDGLEPAFTAEFFGDVAAHLVLPALTIVLVSIGGWMLGMRNTMIATNSEDYITMAEAKGLRPGRIMLRYAARNAMLPSVTSFGMGLGFVVGGALLTEVVFAYPGVGYQLLNAVQGLDYPLMQGLFLTITAAVLLANFLVDILYVRLDPRVRSN
- a CDS encoding ABC transporter ATP-binding protein — protein: MTVSQTAFGSHEPVLDVKNLTVKYIGDSRSTTAVNDVSFSIGAGEVFGLAGESGCGKSTIANSIMRLLKDPAKIAAGSISFGGKDVLAMNQDELRRFRWQDVAMVFQSAMNSLNPVLTIGEQMADIFTTHAGYPRKEALRRAAQLLELVRMDPARLKSYPHQLSGGMRQRAVIAMAVALKPSLLILDEPTTALDVVVQQEIMAQIKDLQRELGFSVLFITHDMSLMVELSHRMAVMYGGRIVETAKAHDIYTAPGHPYTQALMGAFPPLTGPRIPLKGLPDGVKFRNIPDLAEIAPGHFVAPFDADAEAAVLEGAAQ
- a CDS encoding ABC transporter substrate-binding protein, which produces MTQTRFLKSARIAAAGLAVGAMLLTGCAATGNKSGGTDAAANASAFLTIPREDMGTFVQNFNPFAPTVNPMVQQSIYESLLVFNPAQGNSVPWLATDWKAADDGKSITFTLRDGVKWSDGQPFVADDVAYTFELQKKLKGGYEYLDGVTAQGNKVTFNFNKPWSPALYDVGQLSILPKHIWSALADPEKDANAKPVGTGPYTEVDNFQAQSFVLKKNPNYWQPDKQKIAGIKMLAFAGNDGANLAAANGDVDWAPQYIPNIEKTFVSKDKDHRHYWFPPTGAMINWQLNTTKAPFNDGDVRKALSMAVDRDQVTKIGMSGYAQPADCTGLSGNYETWKNTQVKDNCTWTKHDVQQANDLLDKAGYPKGPDGKRTLKDGKPFEFKISVGATSSDWLSVANVISQNLAEVGVTAKVDSPDWAAVVAGYEKGDFDSGIVWSANDPSPYKYFNTTMGSASVKPVGTKASDNYHRFGDPKADALLSDFAAATDQSRQKDIANKLQEEYNDVAPVVPLFSGPEWGAYNDTRFTGWPTQDNPYATLSVRAPTTVLVLTSLEPRK
- a CDS encoding ABC transporter permease, coding for MTSVILQQPTEAKAARKTNRGFIHGLITNKKAMTGMAIMLVFIVLALAAPVLFPDDPSRITGMASLEPDSEHWLGTTAKGQDVLALTIHGARSSLLVGLTVGFASTFIGILVGLASAYFGKFIDEALSLLTNVFLLLPGLPLLVILAAFLPPGLGTVILVLTVTGWAGSARVLRAQALSIRSKDFVAAAVVSGERAGRIMFREILPNMASIVMGTLLACVIYGIGAQAGLEFLGLGDVSTVSWGNNLFWAGNEGALLTGSWWVFIPSGLCVALVAFALALINYAVDEVTNPRLRKIRKPATTERGAAQ